In Opitutaceae bacterium TAV5, one genomic interval encodes:
- a CDS encoding anchor protein has translation MIIRKMKRTTLTLASVGALACGFCSSVSHAQETLYWTDTSTTWAIGVPETAVSPQWSTTAGGAMDQRWTNGYSAVINASDAQIILAPNDRAVSVDTLAIQGVATLTGSGNNTRILTITGGGSGNLTLATTSASTAVNGSFLRLAGTSAWNGTIATSASAGEADKNRVQIQQVSAVSIATRLRIDGARMELSAGTSNTYTIGELQGLGGALRFGTNAAQTTTLIIDQATNTAYAGGLEKTGSGSAVLVKKGEGTLTLTGSSALDGFQIGAGKLIVDGTLTGTVAVASGATLGGVGSVGAVTLNDGAVLSYSLGVGAQNLAVAGFVKGTDGTYVFDFGGTGAAGETYTLSSVVGGGFDVSNFSAINLAEGVTGVFSLSGSELKFVTTAIPEPSTYALLAGGVLLAGALVMRMRCR, from the coding sequence ATGATTATCCGAAAAATGAAAAGAACAACCCTCACCCTCGCCTCCGTCGGCGCGCTTGCGTGCGGCTTTTGCTCCTCCGTATCGCATGCCCAGGAAACACTTTACTGGACAGATACCAGCACTACGTGGGCCATCGGCGTCCCTGAAACCGCTGTCTCCCCCCAATGGTCGACAACTGCCGGCGGTGCGATGGATCAACGGTGGACGAATGGTTATTCGGCTGTGATCAATGCGAGCGACGCACAGATCATTCTGGCTCCCAATGACCGTGCCGTCAGTGTGGATACGCTTGCCATCCAGGGCGTGGCTACCCTCACCGGCAGCGGGAACAACACCCGCATTTTGACAATCACCGGTGGAGGTTCAGGTAATCTGACACTGGCGACAACGTCCGCCAGCACGGCGGTCAATGGTTCGTTTTTACGACTTGCCGGGACGAGCGCCTGGAACGGAACGATCGCCACCAGCGCTTCGGCCGGGGAGGCAGACAAGAATCGTGTGCAGATACAACAAGTGTCAGCCGTAAGCATCGCAACCAGGCTCAGGATCGATGGCGCTCGCATGGAATTGAGCGCGGGAACGTCCAACACCTACACCATCGGAGAACTGCAGGGTCTGGGGGGAGCGCTCCGCTTTGGAACCAACGCTGCCCAGACTACGACGCTGATCATAGATCAGGCGACAAATACGGCCTATGCAGGAGGATTGGAAAAAACCGGCTCGGGGTCGGCAGTATTGGTAAAAAAAGGAGAAGGAACGCTGACTCTGACCGGAAGTTCCGCACTGGACGGGTTCCAGATCGGTGCAGGCAAGCTCATCGTTGATGGAACGCTGACCGGAACTGTTGCTGTGGCGTCCGGCGCGACACTCGGTGGTGTTGGCTCGGTGGGAGCGGTGACTTTGAATGATGGGGCCGTGCTCAGTTATTCGCTCGGTGTCGGTGCGCAAAATCTCGCCGTTGCCGGTTTCGTGAAAGGCACCGATGGCACTTATGTTTTCGATTTTGGCGGCACGGGCGCCGCAGGGGAAACCTACACCCTGAGTTCGGTGGTTGGCGGTGGTTTTGACGTATCGAATTTTTCCGCCATCAATCTCGCTGAGGGTGTGACTGGCGTATTCTCGCTTTCCGGTTCCGAACTCAAGTTCGTGACCACAGCGATTCCCGAGCCTTCAACGTATGCGCTTCTGGCTGGCGGCGTGCTCCTCGCCGGAGCACTGGTCATGCGCATGCGCTGTCGCTGA
- a CDS encoding ABC transporter, with translation MTSPATPILAATALEKSYLSGTTRLPVLHGVDLSVVASETLSIRGESGSGKSTLLNLLAALDTPDAGALVWQGDTVFPPPLSPATAATRRARFLGIVFQSFYLIPELDARANVLMAARMLGSPAAADRARADELLAKVGLAGRAHHLPGQLSGGERQRVAIARALMNRPALILADEPTGNLDEKTGDAVIDLLLGLCDETQTALVLVTHNPAHAARCRRALFLHEGRFM, from the coding sequence ATGACCTCCCCTGCCACGCCCATTCTCGCCGCCACCGCGCTCGAAAAATCCTACCTCAGCGGGACCACCCGCCTGCCCGTCCTGCACGGCGTGGATCTCTCCGTCGTCGCCAGCGAGACGCTCTCCATCCGCGGCGAATCCGGCTCCGGCAAATCCACGCTCCTCAATCTCCTTGCCGCTCTCGACACGCCCGACGCCGGCGCCCTCGTCTGGCAGGGCGACACCGTCTTTCCCCCGCCCCTTTCCCCGGCCACCGCCGCCACCCGCCGCGCCCGTTTCCTCGGCATCGTGTTCCAGTCCTTTTACCTCATCCCCGAACTCGACGCCCGCGCCAACGTCCTCATGGCCGCCCGCATGCTCGGCTCGCCCGCCGCCGCCGACCGCGCGCGCGCCGACGAACTCCTCGCCAAGGTCGGCCTCGCCGGCCGCGCCCATCACCTGCCCGGCCAGCTTTCCGGCGGCGAACGCCAGCGCGTGGCCATCGCCCGCGCCCTCATGAACCGCCCGGCCCTGATCCTCGCCGACGAACCCACGGGCAACCTCGACGAAAAGACCGGCGACGCCGTCATCGACCTCCTTCTCGGCCTCTGCGACGAAACGCAGACCGCCCTCGTCCTCGTCACCCACAACCCCGCCCACGCCGCCCGCTGCCGCCGCGCCCTCTTCCTCCACGAAGGGCGTTTCATGTAA
- a CDS encoding lipolytic protein G-D-S-L family has product MDQTRNVFPFDDLPPPVWRGQGADGETKCRRVQGEPVLLVREAGEREASGRLLFSPERILRVRNSGGTVVYPQERMRGTRQGTGGRAGGGRFWMELPAPALGRDELFPPIAGARTIERHRDGRRLIHFSEGHYFHSLQVCVDYETEEKWSGPLPVGRQEDLPGMAERLAGGRGLRLAVLGDSISTGANASGRCGVAPFQPWYVELVAEGLRRGGTREGTRGDGRWKEVVVRNFSAGGKTAAWGADRAQMEAVTGFFPDLVVLAFGMNDASAGVSADGFGASVGGMIRHVRSMLPDTEFVLVSGMNAHDAWHLARADLHEAYGRVLAELALPGSGIVLCDVRPVWDYVAGRKGFWSMTGNGVNHPNDFGHRLYADCLLAVLGCERQGKGGGQPGLAQDSRSMMVEGTVMI; this is encoded by the coding sequence ATGGATCAAACACGAAATGTCTTCCCGTTCGATGATTTGCCTCCCCCCGTGTGGCGGGGGCAAGGGGCGGACGGGGAAACGAAATGCCGGAGGGTGCAGGGTGAGCCGGTGCTGCTGGTGCGGGAGGCGGGCGAAAGGGAGGCGTCGGGCCGGTTGTTGTTTTCCCCGGAAAGGATTCTTCGGGTCCGTAACTCTGGCGGAACGGTGGTTTATCCACAGGAGCGGATGCGGGGAACCCGCCAGGGGACGGGAGGGAGGGCGGGCGGCGGACGGTTTTGGATGGAGTTGCCGGCACCGGCGCTTGGCAGGGATGAGCTGTTCCCGCCGATTGCCGGCGCGCGCACGATCGAACGGCATCGCGACGGGCGGCGCCTGATTCACTTTTCCGAAGGGCATTATTTTCACAGCCTGCAGGTGTGTGTGGACTACGAGACGGAAGAGAAGTGGAGCGGTCCGTTGCCGGTGGGCAGGCAGGAGGATTTGCCGGGGATGGCGGAGCGGTTGGCCGGGGGAAGGGGATTGCGGCTGGCGGTGCTGGGCGACAGTATTTCGACGGGAGCCAACGCATCGGGACGATGCGGGGTGGCGCCGTTTCAGCCGTGGTATGTGGAGCTGGTCGCCGAGGGCTTGCGACGGGGCGGAACCCGCGAGGGGACGCGAGGGGACGGGCGGTGGAAGGAGGTTGTGGTGAGGAATTTTTCGGCTGGCGGGAAGACGGCGGCATGGGGGGCCGATCGGGCGCAAATGGAGGCGGTGACCGGATTTTTCCCCGATCTTGTGGTGCTGGCTTTCGGCATGAATGACGCTTCGGCCGGCGTGAGCGCGGACGGGTTCGGGGCGAGCGTCGGGGGCATGATTCGTCATGTGCGCAGTATGCTTCCGGATACGGAGTTCGTTCTGGTGTCCGGAATGAACGCCCATGACGCGTGGCATCTGGCGCGGGCGGATTTGCACGAAGCCTATGGCAGGGTTCTGGCGGAGCTGGCTTTGCCGGGCAGCGGGATCGTGTTATGCGATGTCCGTCCGGTTTGGGACTACGTGGCGGGGCGCAAGGGGTTCTGGAGCATGACAGGGAATGGGGTGAATCATCCCAACGATTTCGGACACCGGCTTTACGCGGATTGCCTGCTGGCGGTGCTCGGATGCGAGCGGCAGGGCAAGGGGGGTGGTCAACCGGGACTGGCGCAGGATTCGCGTTCGATGATGGTGGAGGGGACGGTGATGATTTGA
- the lysS gene encoding lysyl-tRNA synthetase (class II; LysRS2; catalyzes a two-step reaction, first charging a lysine molecule by linking its carboxyl group to the alpha-phosphate of ATP, followed by transfer of the aminoacyl-adenylate to its tRNA; in Methanosarcina barkeri, LysRS2 charges both tRNA molecules for lysine that exist in this organism and in addition can charge the tRNAPyl with lysine in the presence of LysRS1) — translation MSEAPQHEDISHDQHAVRRQKLADLRAAGQDPFRAHFEPTHFSAEALKAYVDGEDNTVPVAVAGRLVTIRVQGGSAFVKILDQQGQIQLYVRRDVIGEAAYAEFKKLDLGDFIGARGTLFKTKTGEITVRADSYTLVSKALRPLPEKWHGLSDPEQVYRQRYLDLIVNPESRARLQLRSKIVTHIRRFLEDRDFLEVETPVLQNVAGGAAARPFETHHNALGVDFVLRISLELYLKRMLVGGFDRVFEIGRNFRNEGVSRRHNPEFTMLEVYQAYSDYRGMMTLVRDLFQSLCRDVLGTFEIKHAASGETIHFAGEWREVRYKDLIREATGDPDWFSRSKEQKIAGAQKLGLYADPKWEDYEITNEIFSKKIEPTLIQPTFVTHLPKELCPLAKLNLEDPSVIDVFELTIGGMEIAPAYSEQNDPDVQRQMFEAQAGEDIQKIDTDFLLALEHGMPPAGGMGIGIDRLCILLTGAESIRDVILFPQLRPGGATAGN, via the coding sequence ATGAGCGAAGCACCTCAGCACGAAGACATCTCCCACGACCAGCACGCCGTTCGCCGCCAGAAACTCGCCGACCTGCGCGCTGCCGGCCAGGACCCGTTCCGCGCCCATTTCGAGCCCACCCACTTCTCCGCCGAAGCGCTCAAGGCCTACGTTGACGGCGAGGACAACACCGTCCCTGTCGCCGTCGCCGGCCGCCTCGTCACCATCCGCGTCCAGGGCGGCAGCGCCTTTGTCAAGATCCTCGACCAGCAGGGCCAGATCCAGCTCTACGTCCGCCGCGACGTCATCGGCGAGGCCGCCTACGCCGAGTTCAAGAAGCTCGACCTCGGTGATTTTATCGGCGCCAGGGGCACGCTCTTCAAGACAAAGACCGGCGAGATCACCGTTCGCGCCGACAGCTACACGCTCGTCAGCAAGGCCCTCCGCCCGCTCCCCGAAAAGTGGCACGGCCTCAGCGATCCCGAGCAGGTTTACCGCCAGCGCTACCTCGACCTGATCGTCAACCCCGAGTCGCGCGCCCGGCTCCAGCTCCGCTCGAAAATCGTCACGCACATCCGCCGCTTCCTCGAAGACCGCGACTTCCTCGAAGTCGAGACACCCGTCCTCCAGAACGTGGCCGGCGGCGCCGCCGCGCGTCCTTTCGAGACGCACCACAACGCGCTCGGCGTCGATTTCGTGCTCCGCATCTCGCTCGAACTTTACCTGAAGCGCATGCTCGTCGGCGGTTTCGACCGCGTCTTTGAAATCGGTCGCAACTTCCGCAACGAAGGCGTCTCCCGCCGCCACAATCCCGAGTTCACCATGCTCGAGGTGTATCAGGCCTACAGCGACTACCGCGGCATGATGACACTCGTCCGCGACCTGTTCCAGTCGCTCTGCCGCGACGTCCTCGGCACCTTCGAGATCAAGCACGCCGCCAGCGGCGAAACGATCCACTTTGCCGGCGAGTGGCGCGAAGTCCGCTACAAGGACCTCATCCGCGAAGCCACCGGCGACCCCGACTGGTTCAGCCGCAGCAAGGAACAAAAAATCGCCGGCGCGCAAAAGCTCGGCCTCTACGCCGACCCGAAGTGGGAAGACTACGAGATCACCAACGAAATCTTTTCCAAGAAAATCGAGCCCACGCTCATCCAGCCCACCTTCGTCACCCACCTGCCGAAGGAGCTTTGCCCGCTCGCCAAACTCAACCTCGAGGACCCGTCCGTCATCGACGTGTTCGAGCTCACCATCGGCGGCATGGAAATCGCGCCCGCCTACTCCGAGCAGAACGATCCCGACGTGCAGCGCCAGATGTTCGAGGCGCAGGCCGGCGAGGATATCCAGAAAATCGATACCGATTTTCTCCTCGCGCTCGAACACGGCATGCCGCCCGCCGGCGGCATGGGCATCGGTATCGACCGCCTCTGCATCCTCCTCACCGGAGCCGAAAGCATCCGCGACGTGATCCTGTTCCCGCAGTTGCGCCCGGGGGGCGCAACTGCGGGAAATTAA
- a CDS encoding FAD-dependent pyridine nucleotide-disulfide oxidoreductase produces MNKSTVPPHVIILGGGFAGLAAARALATPAVRVTLVDRQNHHLFQPLLYQVATAGLAAPDIAQPLRHILANQDNVTTLMDAVESIDLEARRVKLSTTTLPYDYLIVALGARTGYFGRNEWAQHAPGLKTLDEATRLRREMLLAFERAEAAPDPREAQRLLSFVVVGGGPTGVEMAGALAELARQALVDDFRRIDPSLARVHLVEAGPRLLPMFSPAQSDYTRRRLEKMGVTVHLGTPVRDLGQGWVQAGEQRIDSVVTIWAAGVEGSPVSRTLAGVPLDRGGRVQVAPDLAVPGHDHVFVAGDLAALTDPRGVRVPGVAPAAAQMGRHAARQILADLKGRPRRPFYYRDKGSMATIGRSAAVAQVGKLRWRGWAAWAAWLTIHLYFLVGLRNRLVIFLQWTWAYWTWQRGSRIITGLNLGDPDRK; encoded by the coding sequence ATGAACAAATCAACCGTGCCTCCACACGTTATCATTCTGGGCGGCGGTTTCGCCGGCCTCGCCGCGGCTCGCGCCCTGGCTACGCCCGCCGTCCGCGTCACGCTCGTGGACCGGCAAAACCACCACCTTTTCCAGCCGCTCCTCTACCAGGTGGCCACGGCCGGACTCGCCGCGCCCGACATCGCCCAGCCTCTCCGCCACATCCTCGCCAACCAGGACAATGTCACCACGCTCATGGATGCCGTCGAGAGCATCGACCTCGAGGCCCGCCGCGTGAAACTCTCCACCACCACCCTGCCCTACGACTACCTCATCGTCGCGCTCGGAGCCCGCACCGGCTATTTCGGCCGCAACGAATGGGCGCAACACGCCCCCGGCCTCAAGACGCTCGATGAAGCCACCCGCCTGCGCCGCGAGATGCTGCTCGCCTTCGAACGTGCCGAAGCCGCGCCCGATCCCCGCGAAGCCCAGCGCCTGCTCAGCTTTGTCGTGGTCGGCGGCGGTCCCACCGGCGTCGAGATGGCCGGCGCGCTCGCCGAACTCGCCCGCCAGGCGCTCGTGGACGATTTCCGCCGCATCGATCCGTCACTCGCCCGTGTCCATCTCGTCGAAGCCGGCCCGCGCCTGCTCCCGATGTTTTCCCCCGCGCAGTCCGACTATACCCGCCGCCGCCTCGAAAAAATGGGCGTCACCGTCCACCTCGGCACGCCCGTCCGCGACCTCGGCCAGGGCTGGGTGCAGGCCGGCGAACAACGTATCGACAGTGTCGTTACGATCTGGGCGGCCGGCGTCGAGGGCAGCCCGGTCTCGCGCACCCTTGCCGGCGTGCCGCTCGATCGCGGCGGTCGCGTCCAGGTCGCGCCCGATCTCGCGGTTCCCGGCCACGATCATGTTTTTGTCGCCGGCGACCTCGCCGCGCTGACCGACCCGCGCGGCGTGCGCGTGCCCGGCGTGGCTCCCGCCGCCGCGCAGATGGGGCGCCACGCCGCCCGCCAGATTCTCGCCGATCTGAAAGGCCGCCCGCGAAGGCCGTTTTATTATCGCGACAAGGGCTCCATGGCCACGATCGGCCGCAGCGCCGCCGTGGCCCAGGTGGGCAAGCTCCGCTGGCGAGGCTGGGCGGCGTGGGCCGCCTGGCTGACCATCCACCTCTACTTTCTCGTCGGCCTGCGCAACCGCCTCGTCATTTTCCTGCAATGGACCTGGGCCTACTGGACCTGGCAACGCGGCTCCCGCATCATCACCGGCCTCAACCTCGGCGACCCGGACCGCAAGTAA
- a CDS encoding ABC transporter permease encodes MSWPIYLALKQLFPGGRKVPPFFTLISILGVALGVTILIISMSVMGGFGYEIRKMVIDTQGEVQVRARNAIADPAGAIENLLRVPGVAAATPFAQGMVMLECEGRPTFPAIQGVDLDNVETVTPLRKFLRAGSFDDLDDDSIILSSQLARTLGAHLGSKVEVYSPLLLEKLKQDEVFMPRELRVVGIFEIGHQQLDSSIVLVTLRLMQDLYGLGSAVHGINIKIAPGAEPFDVAQAINATLPFDQRAATWMESNDDFLFVLQMEKSMIFFLLLFIVLVASFSIACSLLTTVVRKTREIGLLGALGARPGQVALCFCLQGLVIGVAGTLAGNLLGFTALHYRNDIVSFLTKITGGEQALLNAYQFNKLPSHLLLSDYLMIVTGTILISLLAGLLPAWRAARLKPVDALRSE; translated from the coding sequence ATGTCCTGGCCTATCTACCTTGCGCTCAAGCAACTCTTCCCCGGCGGGCGCAAGGTGCCGCCGTTCTTCACGCTGATCTCGATCCTCGGCGTGGCGCTCGGCGTCACGATCCTCATCATCTCGATGTCGGTCATGGGCGGTTTCGGCTATGAAATCCGCAAGATGGTCATCGACACCCAGGGCGAAGTGCAGGTCCGCGCCCGCAACGCGATCGCCGATCCGGCCGGCGCCATCGAAAACCTCCTGCGCGTGCCCGGCGTCGCCGCCGCCACGCCGTTCGCACAGGGCATGGTCATGCTCGAGTGCGAAGGCCGTCCCACCTTCCCCGCCATCCAGGGTGTCGACCTCGACAACGTCGAAACCGTCACCCCCTTGAGAAAATTTCTCCGCGCCGGTTCCTTCGACGACCTCGACGACGACTCCATTATCCTCAGCTCCCAGCTCGCCCGCACCCTGGGCGCGCACCTCGGCAGCAAGGTCGAGGTCTACTCCCCGCTTCTCCTCGAAAAGCTCAAGCAGGACGAAGTCTTCATGCCCCGCGAACTCCGCGTCGTCGGCATTTTCGAGATCGGCCACCAGCAGCTCGACAGCAGCATCGTCCTCGTGACGCTCCGGCTCATGCAGGATCTCTACGGCCTCGGCTCCGCCGTGCACGGCATCAACATAAAAATCGCCCCCGGTGCCGAGCCCTTTGACGTCGCGCAAGCCATCAATGCCACGCTTCCCTTCGACCAGCGCGCCGCCACCTGGATGGAGAGCAACGACGACTTTCTCTTCGTCCTGCAAATGGAGAAGAGCATGATCTTTTTCCTGCTCCTGTTCATCGTGCTGGTGGCCAGTTTTTCCATCGCCTGCTCGCTCCTCACCACGGTCGTCCGCAAAACCCGCGAGATCGGCCTCCTCGGCGCCCTCGGCGCGCGCCCCGGCCAGGTGGCGCTCTGCTTCTGCCTGCAAGGTCTCGTCATCGGCGTGGCCGGAACGCTCGCCGGCAACCTCCTCGGCTTCACCGCGCTCCACTACCGTAACGACATCGTCAGTTTTCTCACAAAAATCACCGGCGGCGAACAGGCCCTGCTCAACGCCTACCAGTTCAACAAACTCCCCTCGCACCTGCTCCTCTCCGACTATCTGATGATCGTCACCGGCACGATCCTCATCTCGCTCCTCGCCGGCCTCCTCCCCGCCTGGCGCGCCGCCCGTCTCAAGCCCGTCGACGCCCTCCGCAGCGAATGA
- a CDS encoding LacI family transcriptional regulator encodes MKPPTLHDVAREAGVSHMTVSRVVRGSRAVRLATAQQVRDVIARLGYRPDPALSALAAYRQRGGGAARGSTLVFIDCDGTAFTRDVWAGAREEAALDGYACEQVPLPPSPAAQRRLGRVLFHRGVRGLLFGPSEHPQEFTGWAWPEFAAVSLGALTHRPALHAVAMDYFHGAFSGCERLFANGCRRLGLVVDPHLESRTGGTWLGGYAAAVLPRHAPLICPDGARGDPSRLQAWLRRHRIDGVLTIHPEIAKVLRTRGLAAAFLNSGGAALHSFPYYALQPAEIGRHGVRLLHPAVLRREFGLPAAPQRVSLRGTWIDPAEDSG; translated from the coding sequence ATGAAACCGCCCACCCTCCACGACGTCGCCCGCGAGGCCGGGGTCAGCCATATGACCGTTTCCCGCGTCGTGCGCGGCTCCAGGGCCGTCCGCCTCGCCACCGCGCAACAGGTTCGCGACGTCATCGCCCGTCTCGGTTACCGCCCCGATCCCGCGCTCTCTGCCCTCGCCGCCTATCGCCAGCGCGGAGGTGGCGCGGCGCGCGGCAGCACCCTCGTGTTCATCGACTGCGACGGCACGGCCTTCACCCGCGACGTCTGGGCCGGCGCACGTGAGGAAGCCGCCCTCGACGGCTACGCCTGCGAACAGGTCCCCCTCCCCCCCTCCCCCGCCGCGCAGCGCCGCCTCGGCCGCGTTCTCTTTCATCGCGGGGTGCGCGGGCTGCTCTTCGGCCCCTCGGAGCACCCGCAGGAATTCACCGGCTGGGCCTGGCCCGAATTCGCCGCGGTCTCTCTCGGCGCGCTCACGCACCGTCCGGCGCTTCATGCCGTGGCAATGGACTATTTTCACGGCGCGTTTTCCGGTTGCGAACGCCTCTTCGCCAACGGTTGCCGCCGGCTCGGGCTGGTGGTCGATCCCCATCTGGAATCGCGAACCGGCGGGACATGGCTGGGAGGCTACGCCGCCGCCGTCCTCCCGCGCCACGCCCCGCTCATCTGCCCGGACGGGGCACGGGGCGACCCGTCGCGCCTGCAAGCCTGGCTGCGCCGTCATCGCATCGACGGCGTGCTGACGATTCATCCGGAAATTGCGAAAGTTCTGCGGACGCGGGGCCTTGCTGCCGCATTCCTCAACAGCGGCGGGGCGGCCCTTCATTCGTTCCCGTACTATGCCTTGCAGCCTGCCGAAATCGGCCGTCATGGCGTCCGTCTGCTTCATCCCGCCGTGCTCCGCCGTGAATTCGGCCTGCCGGCCGCACCCCAGCGCGTATCGCTCCGGGGAACATGGATCGACCCGGCGGAGGATTCCGGCTGA